A single region of the Kwoniella botswanensis chromosome 1, complete sequence genome encodes:
- a CDS encoding 2-isopropylmalate synthase, whose translation MPMLADPSQRYLPFNPVPFPNRTWPDKVNKKAPIWLSTDLRDGNQTMTNQQKLRFFRHLIQIGFKEIEVSYPAASDTDFQFCRDLQNNGEVPDDVWIQVLTPARSDLIKRTFEAVAGLKHVIIHMYNATSCLFREVVFNNDRAETIKLASDHTRLVRELAEQYAASHGTSFRFEYSPETFSQTETPYAVEVCEAVKKTWLAGEKSVWADGRKEERIIFNLPATVEVATPNCFADQVEIFCNTISEREKCIISLHTHNDRGELFAKTDIADILGCAVAAAELGVLAGADRIEGTVLGNGERTGNVDLVTLGLNCYSQGIPPNLDFSDMFSVIDTVTECTGLPVHPRHPYAGELVFTAFSGSHQDAIKKGFEAQTRREKAGDKVWSMPYLPIDPADVGCTYEAVIRVNSQSGKGGIAYIVKSALALDLPRRMQIAFYKVVQDRSETTGKEMTSKDITTAFRQTYHLGGSIYDGRLVLKSFVTVDIRSATPSVVGSPDRSRAHSRVASLQNAVVEASPDRSLDSNLPSASKRLTAKVLIDGTLREVSGEGNGPLSSFLDALQGDLGIALSIREYTEHAVGAGSDVKAATYVELIPPNVDAKDKTKGGFWGVGVDADITASGLKAVISAANGYLGQSPIQVPENA comes from the exons ATGCCTATGCT CGCTGATCCATCGCAGAGGTACCTGCCCTTCAACCCTGTACCCTTCCCCAACCGAACATGGCCTGACAAGGTGAACAAGAAAGCACCTATCTGGTTGAGTACCGATCTCAGAGACGGTAACCAGA CCATGACGAATCAACAAAAACTACGCTTCTTCAGACATTTGATCCAGATTGGCTTCAAAGAAATTGAGGTTTCCTATCCAGCTGCTTCTGATACCGACTTTCAATTCTGTCGTGATTTACAGAACAATGGCGAGGTCCCTGATGATGTGTGGATCCAA GTCTTAACACCAGCACGTTCTGATCTCATAAAAAGAACCTTCGAAGCCGTCGCTGGTCTCAAAcatgtcatcatccatatgTACAATGCCACCTCATGTCTTTTCCGAGAGGTGGTTTTCAACAACGATCGTGCAGAAACCATCAA ACTCGCTTCTGATCATACTCGTCTCGTTCGAGAGCTCGCTGAGCAATACGCTGCTTCT CATGGCACGAGTTTCCGTTTCGAATATTCTCCCGAAACCTTCTCCCAAACCGAAACGCCCTATGCCGTTGAAGTGTGTGAGGCTGTGAAGAAGACATGGCTTGCCGGAGAAAAGAGTGTTTGGGCAGATGGTCgtaaagaagagagaatcaTTTTT AACCTTCCCGCAACTGTAGAAGTCGCAACGCCCAACTGCTTCGCTGATCAA GTGGAAATTTTCTGCAATACTATTTCTGAGAGAGAGAAGTGCATCATCAGTCTACATACTCACAACgacagaggtgagttattTGCAAAGACGGACATCGCTGATATCTTAGGCTGCGCTGTCGCCGCCGCTGAGCTCGGTGTTCTTGCTGGGGCCGATCGAATCGAAGGTACTGTACTCGGTAACGGTGAACGTACCGGTAATGTCGATTTGGTCACTCTCGGTCTCAACTGCTACTCTCAAGGAATCCCGCCAAATCTCGATTTCTCTGACATGTTCTCCGTCATTGATACCGTCACCGAATGCACTGGTCTGCCTGTCCACCCTCGACACCCATACGCGGGAGAGCTCGTTTTCACCGCTTTCTCCGGAAGTCACCAAGACGCCATCAAGAAAGGATTCGAAGCACAAACTCGACGAGAGAAGGCTGGCGACAAGGTCTGGAGCATGCCGTACTTGCCTATTGACCCTGCCGATGTTGGCTGCACGTACGAGGCTGTCATCCGAGTCAATTCACAATCTGGAAAAGGAGG TATCGCATATATCGTCAAATCAGCTCTTGCTCTCGATCTTCCCCGTCGTATGCAGATCGCCTTCTACAAGGTTGTTCAAGATAGATCAGAGACTACTGGTAAAGAGATGACTTCGAAGGATATTACCACAGCTTTCCGACAGACTTATCACCTCGGTGGATCTATTTATGATGGTCGACTTGTGCTAAAGTCCTTCGTCACTGTCGATATTCGATCTGCGACACCTTCGGTTGTGGGCAGCCCTGATCGATCTCGAGCCCATAGCCGAGTGGCTTCTCTTCAAAACGCCGTTGTGGAGGCTAGTCCCGATAGAAGTCTCGACAGCAATTTACCTTCAGCTTCCAAGAGACTCACTGCCAAAGTCCTCATCGACGGTACCCTTCGTGAGGTCTCTGGAGAAGGGAACGGTCCCCTCTCGTCTTTCCTCGATGCTCTACAAGGCGACCTTGGCATCGCGCTCTCAATCAGAGAATACACCGAACACGCCGTCGGAGCCGGTTCCGATGTCAAAGCTGCTACATACGTGGAACTGATACCACCAAATGTCGATGCCAAGGACAAGACTAAAGGAGGGTTCTGGGGAGTTGGTGTTGACGCCGATATCACTGCGAGTGGTTTGAAAGCGGTCATCAGTGCCGCTAACGGCTATCTAGGTCAGAGCCCTATCCAGGTACCCGAAAATGCATAG
- a CDS encoding imidazoleglycerol-phosphate dehydratase, producing the protein MSARTASVERKTSETEISCTIDLDHVPGVTTQTIDVSTGIGFLDHMFTALAKHGGMSLTLKCKGDLHIDDHHTAEDCALALGAAFKKALGERKGIKRYGFAYAPLDESLSRAVIDISSRPYFVCNLPFTREKIGDLSTEMVSHLLQSFAFEAGVTLHVDSIRGENNHHIAESAFKALALAIRMAITRTGGDDVPSTKGVLAL; encoded by the exons ATGTCCGCCAGAACCGCTTCAGTCGAGAGGAAGACGAGTGAGACCGAGATATCCTGCaccatcgatctcgatcACGTCCCAGGCGTGACCACCCAGACCATCGATGTCAGCACGGGTATAGGTTTCCTCGACCAT ATGTTCACAGCTCTTGCGAAACATGGTGGCATGTCACTGACGCTCAAGTGCAAAGGTGACTTGCACATTGACGATCATCACACGGCAGAGGATTGTGCACTGGCGTTGGGTGCTGCATTCAAGAAGGCTTTGGGTGagagaaaaggtataaaGAGATATGGATTTGCATACGCTCCATTAGATGAG TCGTTATCCCGAGCTGTTATCGATATCTCGTCTCGTCCGTATTTTGTCTGCAATCTTCCCTTTACAAGGGAAAAAATCGGAGATT TGTCAACAGAAATGGtatctcaccttctccaatcCTTCGCATTTGAAGCTGGTGTGACTCTACACGTTGACTCAATCCGAGGTGAAAATAACCACCATAT CGCCGAATCTGCTTTCAAAGCTCTCGCTCTCGCCATAAGGATGGCCATCACACGAACAGGTGGAGACGACGTACCAAGTACCAAAGGTGTCCTTGCTTTATAA
- a CDS encoding dihydroxy-acid dehydratase, which translates to MALGGSTNVVLHLIAIAHSVGLNLTIDDFQKVSDRVPLLADLKPSGKYVMEDIHTIGGIPSVIHFLIKHGYMTGDGLTVTGKTLGENCDRWVEKHGSKWEGQKILRPVDDPIKSTGHLRILRGNLAPGGAVSKITGKEGLRFTGKCRAFDVEEDFVKAVESGSIKKGEKTVVVLRYLGPKGGPGMPEMLKPTSLIMGAGLGYDVACLTDGRFSGGSHGFVVGHVVPEAQVGGPIALVQDGDIIDIDAVANTLNVNVSDEEMARRKAAWTAPPLKVNHGTLYKYAKLVTDASHGCGEW; encoded by the exons ATGGCTCTCGGTGGTTCTACCAACGTGGTTCTCCATCTCATTGCTATCGCTCATTCTGTCGGACTCAACCTTACCATCGATGATTTTCAAAAAGTCTCTGACCGTGTACCCCTTCTCGCCGATCTAAAACCCAGTGGAAAATACGTTATGGAAGACATACATACGATCGGTGGTATTCCCA GCGTCATCCACTTCCTTATCAAGCACGGCTATATGACCGGTGACGGATTGACTGTTACCGGTAAGACCCTTGGTGAAAACTGTGATCGATGGGTTGAAAAACACGGTAGCAAGTGGGAAGGACAGAAAATTCTTAGACCGGTCGACGACCCTATCAAATCGACGGgtcatcttcgaatcttGAGAGGTAACCTTGCTCCAGGTGGTGCTGTTTCTAAAATTACTGGAAAGGAAGGTCTTCGATTCACAGGGAAATGCCGAGCTTTCGATGTTGAGGAAGACTTTGTAAAGGCAGTAGAATCAGGTTCGATCAAGAAGGGTGAAAAGACTGTAGTCGTATTGAGGTATCTTGGACCTAAGGGTGGACCCG GTATGCCCGAGATGCTTAAACCAACCAGTTTGATCATGGGTGCTGGTCTTGGTTACGACGTGGCTTGTCTTACCGATGGACGATTTAGTGGTGGTTCTCACGGTTTTGTTGTTGGTCATGTCGTACCAGAAGCGCAAGTTGGAGGACCCATTGCACTCGTCCAAGATGGCGACATCATAGATATTGACGCTGTCGCCAATACCCTCAACGTGAACGTgtccgatgaagagatggcTCGTCGAAAGGCCGCATGGACCGCCCCACCGCTCAAGGTCAATCACGGTACACTCTACAAATACGCCAAACTCGTGACTGATGCTTCCCATGGTTGTGGTGAGTGGTGA
- a CDS encoding high osmolarity signaling protein SHO1, producing the protein MFDHGFDPGYVFRHPVFLVTFIIAIPAWIIAFASQAAAEAKYSSADGRTPVVNTLWFNIWIQLAVIIHLL; encoded by the exons ATGTTCGACCATGGGTTTGACCCGGGCTATGTCTTCAGACATCCAGTGTTTTTGGTAACATTTATCATCGCTATACCAGCTTGGATCATTGCCTTTGCAAGTCAAGCAGCGGCCGAGGCAAAATACT CCTCTGCTGATGGACGGACACCTGTGGTGAACACTCTATGGTTTAATATATGGATTCAATT GGCGGTCATAATACATCTATTGTAG
- a CDS encoding serine/threonine-protein phosphatase 2A activator 2, producing the protein MVAEAEPQQPVASTSYIPPTKYILSKAHLAAFQRSQSHQDIIDFIEELNDGIVGKKLSEAGQGSERTKPIIGILESVLEIAKSTPPVDNKLSRFGNPAFKTFYDKVGDVSSELHSRIVGLPAEAIPEVEVYFKESWGNRQRVDYGSGMEFNFLCWMLSLTKLGVFTKDDYPFLVLGVFWRYIEVMRYLQSTYWLEPAGSHGVWGLDDYHFLPFLWGSGQLKDHKYLRPKAIHDPEILEAFSKDYMYLSCISFINSIKTASLRWHSPMLDDISAVKTWSKVNEGMQKMYKAEVLGKLPVMQHALFGSLLPFPTPEQDPELKRALEEEEGDLPQPDSHGHIHVKGETGWSMDCCGIPVPSAFAAAQDGATPHGGTPTFTARSGIKPIPFD; encoded by the exons ATGGTAGCAGAAGCGGAACCTCAACAACCAGTGGCCTCTACGTCATATATCCCTCCAACGAAATATATCCTCTCGAAAGCCCATCTCGCCGCATTTCAACGTTCGCAGtctcatcaagatatcatcgATTTCATAGAAGAGCTGAACGATGGTATAGTAGGTAAGAAGTTATCGGAAGCTGGACAAGGATCAGAG CGTACGAAACCTATAATTGGTATACTAGAATCAGTATTGGAAATAGCCAAATCTACACCTCCAGTCGATAATAAACTATCGAGATTCGGTAATCCTGCGTTCAAGACATTTTATGATAAAGTtggagat GTATCGAGCGAATTGCATTCTCGCATAGTTGGACTTCCTGCCGAAGCGATCCCCGAAGTAGAAGTGTATTTCAAGGAGTCATGGGGAAATAGGCAGAGGGTAGATTATGGTAGTGGGATGGAATTCAACTTTCTCTGTTGGAT GTTATCTCTGACTAAGCTGGGAGTATTTACGAAAGATGACTACCCATTCCTTGTTCTTGGTGTCTTCTGGAG ATACATCGAAGTGATGCGATACCTTCAATCGACATATTGGCTTGAACCAGCTGGATCACACGGTGTATGGGGATTAGACGATTATCATTTCCTACCGTTTTTATGGGGCAGTGGACAGCTGAAAG ATCATAAATACCTTCGACCCAAAGCGATACACGATCCTGAAATCCTAGAAGCTTTCTCAAAAGATTACATGTACCTGTCCTgcatatcattcatcaattCCATCAAGACGGCTTCTCTACGATGGCATTCACCAATGttagatgatatatctgcCGTCAAGACTTGGTCCAAAGTCAATGAGGGCATGCAAAAGATGTACAAAGCTGAAGTGTTGGGTAAATTACCCGTCATGCAACATGCTCTTTTCGGTAGCTTGTTACCTTTCCCCACACCTGAACAAGATCCAGAATTGAAGAgagctttggaagaagaagaaggtgatctaCCTCAACCTGATTCGCATGGTCATATACATGTGAAAGGTGAGACTGGTTGGTCAATGGATTGTTGTGGTATACCAG TCCCATCCGCTTTTGCTGCTGCTCAAGATGGCGCAACACCCCATGGAGGTACACCCACATTCACCGCTCGTTCAGGTATCAAGCCAATTCCATTCGATTAA